In Halobacillus amylolyticus, the following proteins share a genomic window:
- the thiW gene encoding energy coupling factor transporter S component ThiW, with protein MNRTRLLTTMAIFVAIGTLGSQLLWFPAGIAKAYPVQHAVNVMAAITLGPIPAVGIAFTIGLLRNLLGLGTLLAFPGGMIGALLAGYFYKWSKKPWMAASGEMIGSGMIGALFSVPYANVLMGSSAGALAFLPSFLISSTTGALLGLFVVSRLRQSNAIPQPNL; from the coding sequence GTGAATCGTACTCGACTATTAACGACGATGGCGATATTTGTGGCAATTGGAACGCTTGGGTCCCAGTTGCTTTGGTTTCCGGCCGGTATTGCTAAAGCTTACCCTGTTCAGCATGCCGTCAATGTGATGGCAGCCATCACGCTTGGGCCGATCCCAGCGGTCGGAATCGCTTTTACGATCGGCTTGCTACGAAATCTGCTAGGACTCGGTACATTGCTTGCGTTTCCAGGAGGCATGATTGGAGCCCTGCTCGCGGGTTACTTTTACAAATGGTCTAAAAAACCCTGGATGGCAGCGTCAGGCGAAATGATTGGTTCTGGCATGATTGGTGCGCTGTTCTCTGTCCCCTATGCAAATGTTCTAATGGGCAGTTCGGCGGGAGCCTTAGCCTTTTTACCATCATTTCTTATAAGCAGTACAACCGGTGCTTTACTTGGCTTGTTTGTCGTATCTAGATTGCGTCAATCGAACGCTATCCCACAACCAAATCTATGA
- the tenA gene encoding thiaminase II — MTFTEIVRKENNELFEAIFNHPFVEGIGKGEVPEQALAHYIKADYEYLNAFMHVYGVAISKSTERRDMGYFSEQVGFVLNSETHPHHNFCDVIGAGYDELQGYPLPPTADHYVKHMMYHAQMGGLGEILAALLPCPWTYVEIGNHLMKKYQPTPNHTFYPWIEFYANEDFDTLSMAMCERLDELAEEASEVELRRMKDAFRKSCQLELNFWEMAYTCEEWPTGEAVSSK; from the coding sequence ATGACATTTACCGAAATAGTTAGAAAAGAAAATAATGAGTTATTTGAAGCAATTTTTAACCACCCCTTTGTTGAGGGAATCGGGAAAGGTGAGGTTCCAGAACAAGCCTTAGCCCACTACATTAAAGCCGATTATGAATACTTAAACGCTTTTATGCACGTGTATGGTGTCGCGATTTCGAAGTCAACCGAACGCCGCGACATGGGTTATTTTAGTGAACAAGTCGGTTTTGTATTAAATAGCGAAACACACCCACACCACAACTTTTGCGATGTGATTGGGGCAGGTTATGACGAACTACAAGGCTATCCATTGCCGCCGACAGCTGATCACTACGTCAAACACATGATGTATCATGCGCAAATGGGCGGCCTCGGCGAAATTCTGGCCGCTTTGCTTCCATGTCCATGGACGTACGTTGAAATTGGCAACCACTTGATGAAAAAGTATCAGCCGACACCGAATCACACGTTCTATCCTTGGATAGAGTTCTACGCGAATGAGGATTTTGATACGCTATCAATGGCCATGTGTGAACGTCTTGATGAGCTCGCCGAAGAAGCGTCAGAGGTTGAGCTGCGTCGTATGAAAGATGCCTTTCGAAAGAGTTGCCAACTTGAATTGAATTTCTGGGAAATGGCGTACACTTGTGAAGAATGGCCGACAGGGGAGGCGGTGAGTTCGAAATGA
- the thiD gene encoding bifunctional hydroxymethylpyrimidine kinase/phosphomethylpyrimidine kinase, translated as MKQAACALTIAGTDPSGGAGIQADLKTFQELQSYGMSVITSIVAQNTTGVKSVHHLPIEMLKDQLEAISSDMPVHAFKTGMISNVSMMKAVAEWVPQVSAPYVMDPVMVAQSGDPLIEEESRVWLRENLLPLTSLVTPNIPEAEDILGESMESSEDMKEAAQQMVTRFGAGAALVKGGHMKGEAVDFLYDGSEIHTFTSERIDTKNTHGTGCTYSAAITAYLSQGLPLVEAVKQAKYFVTEAIRHSFNLGNGSGPTNHFATREEVFNKWF; from the coding sequence ATGAAGCAAGCAGCCTGTGCGTTAACAATTGCTGGCACCGACCCGAGTGGTGGTGCCGGTATTCAAGCTGACTTAAAGACGTTTCAAGAATTACAAAGCTACGGGATGAGTGTAATCACTTCCATCGTTGCTCAAAATACTACGGGGGTGAAGAGTGTTCATCATCTTCCCATTGAGATGCTGAAAGATCAGCTTGAGGCGATTTCTTCTGACATGCCTGTCCATGCTTTCAAAACAGGGATGATCTCAAACGTCAGTATGATGAAGGCGGTTGCCGAGTGGGTTCCGCAGGTGTCAGCACCTTACGTGATGGACCCTGTCATGGTTGCCCAAAGCGGTGATCCTCTGATTGAAGAGGAGTCCCGCGTATGGCTCCGTGAGAATTTACTGCCGCTAACTTCGCTTGTGACACCGAATATCCCTGAGGCAGAGGATATTTTAGGGGAATCGATGGAGAGCAGTGAGGATATGAAAGAAGCAGCACAGCAAATGGTTACGAGATTTGGTGCTGGTGCTGCCTTAGTAAAAGGTGGTCATATGAAGGGAGAAGCGGTCGACTTTTTATATGACGGATCTGAGATTCATACCTTTACAAGTGAACGAATTGATACAAAAAATACCCATGGAACTGGATGTACGTATTCAGCAGCGATAACGGCCTACTTAAGTCAAGGGTTGCCTTTGGTAGAAGCAGTCAAGCAAGCAAAGTATTTTGTAACCGAAGCCATTCGCCACTCATTCAATCTCGGCAATGGAAGTGGTCCGACTAATCACTTTGCAACACGTGAGGAGGTTTTTAACAA